From one Mytilus edulis chromosome 1, xbMytEdul2.2, whole genome shotgun sequence genomic stretch:
- the LOC139515417 gene encoding uncharacterized protein encodes MRENAIVIGVHERNDENVIAELKLIFKNVLKITENIKIDRAHRIGTQTNKNSTRPIVVKFHDYNDREHVINTARTIGKENKELLNGIYITPQFPDDMRENRKRLVQKQKEYKEVDVGTKIKGNSLFFIKSGSKYVEKVSTPKALAIFDASNKSKFGTFEQTSSNEVSDNGHTYCVTAAVTTTYAEVREAARQIMQGPVSACTYNTLIYRFTDKDGHTHDGYDDDRDYGIGSRILDYLKEIDAHNITIISSRTPPSGTAKIGSRKNNIILEGVKSALRKM; translated from the coding sequence ATGAGGGAAAATGCTATAGTAATAGGGGTTCATGAACGAAATGACGAAAACGTAATAGCggaattaaaattgattttcaaaaatgttttgaaaataactgaaaatattaaaattgaccGAGCCCACAGAATAGGGACCCAGACAAATAAAAACAGCACCcgtcctatagttgttaaattccaTGACTACAATGACCGGGAGCATGTCATAAACACTGCACGAACAATAGGCAAAGAAAACAAAGAGTTACTAAATGGCATATACATAACTCCACAGTTTCCAGACGATATGCGTGAAAACAGAAAAAGACTAGTACAAAAACAAAAGGAGTACAAAGAAGTAGATGTAGGCACTAAAATTAAAGGAAACAGTTTATTCTTCATCAAAAGTGGATCTAAATATGTGGAAAAAGTGTCAACACCAAAAGCTTTAGCTATTTTTGATGCCAGTAACAAGTCTAAATTTGGTACATTTGAGCAAACTAGTTCTAATGAAGTTAGTGACAATGGTCATACTTATTGTGTCACAGCTGCTGTCACCACAACATACGCAGAAGTTCGTGAAGCTGCCCGACAAATAATGCAGGGCCCAGTATCTGCATGTACATACAACACATTGATATATCGGTTTACAGACAAAGACGGACATACACACGACGGGTACGATGACGACAGAGACTACGGAATTGGATCAAGGATACTTGACTATTTAAAAGAAATAGATGCACACAACATAACTATCATTTCCTCACGTACACCTCCATCTGGTACAGCAAAGATAGGTTCAAGAAAAAACAATATTATCTTGGAGGGAGTAAAATCGGCTCTCCgcaaaatgtaa